The Candidatus Desulfofervidus auxilii DNA segment TATGTTCAACAAAACCAATAAATTTGAGGCCAATCGGCTTATTAAACTCAACGACAATATCAATATCACTTCCTGGGCCTTCTTCATGTCGTGCGACAGAACCAAAAATACCTATCCTTTTGACACCAAATTCCTTGGACAGAAAAGGATAATGTTCTCTTATTTTTTTAATAATTTCAGCTTGATGACTCATAACAAATTCCTATTCTTAACGGCTAACGACTAAATTCAGCGGCCCGCCGTAAGGTGGGTCCGCTGGAATGGTTTGTTAGAAAATTAAACTTGCATTTCTTTTATTTCAAAAGGTAATTTTACTATAGTTAAGGCCTTTAATGCTATCTTTTTGCTTGCATTATCTATATCTATCCCAACAACATTCCCTTTTTTATCAAAAT contains these protein-coding regions:
- a CDS encoding nucleotidyltransferase family protein — protein: MSHQAEIIKKIREHYPFLSKEFGVKRIGIFGSVARHEEGPGSDIDIVVEFNKPIGLKFIGFVEHIESLLGRKVDVLTKEGIKNIRVKSVSSDIEKDVIYV
- a CDS encoding DUF2283 domain-containing protein, which translates into the protein MKLKYYPDTDSLYIDLSEKPSVSSQEISEGVVIDFDKKGNVVGIDIDNASKKIALKALTIVKLPFEIKEMQV